The following proteins are co-located in the Hydrogenophaga sp. RAC07 genome:
- a CDS encoding ABC transporter substrate-binding protein: MKRKLISTAVTTAIATVLAGGASFAVAQQGKLTGDAVKIGVLTDMSGVYADYGGPGAVAAAKMAVADFGGTMFGKPIEVVSADHQNKPDIAKNVAQGWFDRDGVDISVENLNSAVALAVQALGKEKNKITITTGAASARLTNADCAPTTGIHYLMDTIALSNVVGKAIVKDGGDSWYFLTADYAFGHSLEKDTGDVVKASGGKVLGAVRHPLSTGDFSSFLLQAQTSGAKVVGLANAGGDTVSSVKAAAEFGLTKKQNLAALLMLLTDVHAIGLPTAQGLYLTEAWYWDLNPETRAWADKYSKAMNGRKPNSNHASVYSSTMHYLNAIKAAGTDDTAAVMAKMKETPINDMFAKGGKIREDGRMVHDMYLFQVKKPSESKGAWDYYNLKGTIKGDDAFQSLALSQCPGIKK; this comes from the coding sequence ATGAAACGCAAACTGATTTCGACCGCCGTGACCACCGCCATCGCCACCGTGCTGGCGGGTGGTGCATCTTTTGCCGTGGCCCAGCAGGGCAAGCTGACCGGTGACGCCGTGAAGATCGGCGTGCTGACCGACATGTCGGGCGTGTACGCCGACTACGGCGGCCCCGGTGCCGTGGCCGCCGCCAAGATGGCTGTGGCCGACTTCGGCGGCACCATGTTCGGCAAGCCGATCGAGGTGGTCAGCGCCGACCACCAGAACAAGCCCGACATCGCCAAGAACGTGGCCCAGGGCTGGTTCGACCGCGACGGCGTGGACATCTCGGTGGAAAACCTGAACTCCGCCGTGGCCCTGGCCGTGCAGGCCCTCGGCAAGGAAAAGAACAAGATCACCATCACCACCGGTGCCGCCTCGGCCCGCCTGACCAACGCCGACTGCGCACCCACCACCGGCATCCACTACCTGATGGACACGATCGCGCTGTCCAACGTGGTGGGCAAGGCCATCGTGAAAGACGGCGGCGACAGCTGGTACTTCCTGACCGCCGACTACGCCTTCGGTCACTCGCTGGAAAAAGACACCGGCGATGTGGTGAAGGCCTCTGGCGGCAAGGTGCTGGGCGCTGTGCGCCACCCGCTGTCCACCGGTGACTTCTCGTCCTTCCTGCTGCAGGCACAAACCTCCGGCGCCAAGGTGGTCGGTCTGGCCAACGCCGGTGGCGACACGGTGAGCAGTGTGAAAGCCGCAGCCGAATTCGGCCTGACCAAGAAACAGAACCTGGCCGCGCTGCTGATGCTGCTGACCGACGTGCACGCCATCGGCCTGCCCACGGCGCAAGGCCTGTACCTCACCGAAGCCTGGTACTGGGACCTGAACCCCGAGACCCGCGCCTGGGCCGACAAGTACAGCAAGGCCATGAACGGCCGCAAGCCGAACTCCAACCACGCTTCGGTGTATTCGTCGACCATGCATTACCTCAACGCCATCAAGGCCGCCGGCACCGATGACACCGCGGCTGTGATGGCCAAGATGAAAGAAACGCCGATCAACGACATGTTCGCCAAGGGCGGCAAGATCCGCGAAGACGGCCGCATGGTGCACGACATGTACCTGTTCCAGGTCAAGAAGCCTTCGGAATCCAAGGGCGCGTGGGACTACTACAACCTCAAGGGCACCATCAAGGGTGATGATGCATTCCAGTCGCTGGCACTGAGCCAGTGCCCCGGCATCAAGAAGTGA
- a CDS encoding ABC transporter ATP-binding protein codes for MSKVLLKVADLNTWYGESHVLHGINFEIREGELVTLLGRNGAGRTTTVKSILGLVGKRTGSIQIDGVETIHMPTNKIARLGLGYCPEERGIFSSLSCEENLMLPPKVGEGGMSVEDIYDMFPNLKERRNSQGTRLSGGEQQMLAMARILRSGARILLLDEITEGLAPVIVQTLGRVIRALKAKGLTIVMVEQNFRFAAPLADRHYVIEHGQIVATVNKNELESKSDMLNEYLGV; via the coding sequence ATGAGCAAGGTTCTCCTGAAGGTCGCCGACCTCAACACCTGGTACGGCGAATCGCATGTGCTGCACGGCATCAACTTCGAGATCCGCGAAGGCGAACTGGTCACGCTGCTGGGCCGCAACGGCGCGGGCCGCACCACCACCGTCAAGTCCATCCTCGGCCTGGTGGGCAAACGCACCGGCTCGATCCAGATCGACGGCGTGGAAACCATCCACATGCCGACCAACAAGATCGCTCGCCTGGGTCTGGGCTACTGCCCCGAAGAGCGCGGCATCTTCTCGTCGCTGAGCTGCGAGGAGAACCTCATGTTGCCGCCCAAGGTGGGCGAGGGCGGCATGAGCGTGGAAGACATCTACGACATGTTTCCCAACCTCAAGGAGCGTCGCAACAGCCAGGGCACGCGCCTCTCGGGCGGTGAACAGCAGATGCTCGCAATGGCGCGCATCCTGCGCTCGGGCGCTCGCATCCTGCTGCTCGACGAGATCACCGAAGGCCTCGCCCCCGTGATCGTGCAGACGCTGGGCCGCGTGATCCGCGCGCTCAAGGCCAAGGGCCTGACCATCGTGATGGTCGAACAGAATTTCCGGTTTGCCGCGCCCCTGGCTGACCGCCATTACGTGATCGAGCACGGCCAGATCGTGGCCACGGTCAACAAGAACGAGCTCGAGAGCAAGTCCGACATGCTCAATGAGTATCTGGGCGTCTGA
- a CDS encoding ABC transporter ATP-binding protein, translating to MSTDYILETRDLTREFKGFVAVDKVNLKVRRGSIHALIGPNGAGKTTMFNLLTKFLPVTSGKIFYKGEDITSRKAAEVARTGMVRSFQISAVFPHLTVLENVRIGLQRKLGTSFHFWKSESSLYALNDEAMALLEQVDLGSFAQTQTVELPYGRKRALEIATTLALDPELMLLDEPTQGMGHEDVGRVVELIRKVAANRTVLMVEHNMNVIANLSDTITVLARGSVLAEGPYETVSKDPRVLEAYVGTVEEIE from the coding sequence ATGAGCACGGACTACATTCTCGAAACGCGGGACCTGACCCGCGAATTCAAGGGATTCGTTGCGGTTGACAAGGTCAACCTCAAGGTCAGGCGTGGCTCCATCCACGCGCTGATCGGCCCCAACGGCGCCGGCAAGACGACGATGTTCAACCTGCTGACCAAGTTCCTGCCCGTGACCTCCGGCAAGATCTTCTACAAGGGCGAAGACATCACCAGCCGCAAGGCGGCCGAAGTGGCCCGCACCGGCATGGTGCGCTCGTTCCAGATCTCGGCGGTGTTTCCCCACCTCACCGTGCTGGAGAACGTGCGCATCGGCCTGCAGCGCAAGCTGGGCACTAGCTTTCATTTCTGGAAGTCCGAGTCCAGCCTGTATGCGCTCAACGACGAAGCCATGGCCCTGCTGGAGCAGGTCGATCTGGGCAGCTTTGCGCAGACCCAGACCGTTGAGCTGCCCTACGGCCGCAAGCGCGCGCTGGAGATCGCCACCACGCTTGCGCTCGACCCCGAACTGATGCTGCTGGACGAGCCCACCCAGGGCATGGGCCACGAAGACGTGGGCCGTGTGGTGGAGCTCATCCGCAAGGTGGCGGCCAACCGCACCGTGCTGATGGTGGAGCACAACATGAACGTGATCGCCAACCTGTCCGACACCATCACGGTGCTGGCGCGCGGCTCGGTGCTGGCCGAAGGCCCTTACGAGACGGTGTCCAAAGATCCCCGCGTGCTCGAAGCCTATGTGGGCACGGTCGAGGAGATTGAATGA
- a CDS encoding tripartite tricarboxylate transporter substrate binding protein — protein sequence MSRHFRSLCLAAVAATAAVSALAQDAYPNKPITMVVPFPPGGVADTVGRPVAEAMGKHLNQTVVVVNRGGAGGGIGMAQVAKAAPDGYTMLMALSSVVVLPEADKILNRAPMFELNQLLPIARITADPTVLVVRADSPWKTYADFIAHAKANPSRITFGSSGNYGTMHVPMEQLKSATSTFMLHVPYTGAGPALLGLLSGQIDAVASGPASVAGQIKAGKMRALAHWGEGRLALLPDVPSFKELGVPISYSQWSGIFVPAGTPPDVVAKLREAARAATRDERTIQVMTTAGTSFQFQDAPEFDRFVKDDASTMLKVVKQIGRVN from the coding sequence ATGAGCCGACATTTCAGAAGCCTTTGCCTGGCCGCCGTGGCCGCCACCGCCGCCGTGTCCGCGCTGGCGCAAGACGCCTACCCGAACAAGCCGATCACCATGGTCGTGCCGTTCCCGCCCGGTGGCGTGGCCGACACCGTGGGCCGGCCGGTGGCCGAGGCCATGGGCAAACACCTCAACCAGACGGTGGTGGTGGTGAATCGGGGTGGCGCCGGTGGCGGTATCGGCATGGCGCAGGTGGCCAAGGCCGCGCCCGACGGCTACACGATGCTGATGGCGCTGTCGTCGGTGGTGGTGCTGCCCGAGGCGGACAAGATCCTGAACCGCGCGCCCATGTTCGAACTGAACCAGCTGCTGCCGATCGCCCGCATCACGGCCGACCCGACCGTGCTGGTGGTGCGCGCCGACAGCCCGTGGAAAACCTATGCCGATTTCATTGCCCACGCCAAGGCCAACCCCAGCCGGATCACATTCGGTTCGTCGGGCAACTACGGCACCATGCACGTGCCGATGGAACAACTCAAGTCGGCCACGTCCACCTTCATGCTGCACGTGCCCTACACCGGCGCCGGCCCGGCCCTGCTGGGTCTGCTCAGCGGCCAGATCGACGCCGTGGCCAGCGGCCCGGCCAGCGTGGCGGGCCAGATCAAGGCCGGTAAGATGCGGGCGCTCGCGCACTGGGGCGAAGGCCGCCTGGCGCTGTTGCCCGATGTGCCGAGCTTCAAGGAACTCGGCGTGCCGATCAGCTACTCGCAGTGGTCTGGCATCTTCGTGCCGGCCGGCACGCCGCCCGATGTGGTGGCCAAGCTGCGCGAAGCCGCACGCGCTGCGACGCGTGACGAGCGCACCATCCAGGTCATGACCACCGCCGGCACGTCGTTCCAGTTCCAGGACGCGCCCGAGTTCGACCGGTTCGTGAAGGACGACGCCAGCACCATGCTCAAGGTGGTGAAACAGATCGGCCGCGTCAACTGA
- a CDS encoding fumarylacetoacetate hydrolase family protein, with the protein MRIATFVHEGQRHVGQVAADGQSVTAFALDAAQAARGALPLIEAAASGAALPALTGPAIPLASVHVEAPLPVPRRNLWCVGRNYHEHAKELQASVFKDNNANPATWPIVFTKVPECVIAHGDDVVLPGAAVSEQIDYEAELAVIIGVGGKNITREDAMSHVYGYTIVNDVTARDVQMRHQQWDMGKSFDTFCPMGPWIVTADELDGQHTRVRCWVNDSLRQDGRTEDLIFDIPTLIETISRGITLYPGDVIATGTPAGVGLGLKPPVFLKKGDVVRIEIDGIGTLQNAFV; encoded by the coding sequence GTGCGCATTGCAACGTTTGTTCATGAAGGTCAACGCCATGTCGGGCAGGTTGCTGCCGACGGCCAGAGCGTCACGGCCTTTGCGCTGGACGCAGCCCAGGCGGCGCGCGGCGCCTTGCCGCTGATCGAAGCCGCTGCCAGCGGCGCAGCACTGCCCGCGCTGACCGGCCCAGCCATCCCGCTGGCCTCGGTGCACGTGGAGGCGCCACTGCCGGTGCCGCGGCGCAACCTGTGGTGCGTGGGCCGCAACTACCACGAGCACGCCAAGGAATTGCAGGCTTCCGTGTTCAAGGACAACAACGCCAACCCGGCCACCTGGCCCATCGTGTTCACCAAGGTGCCGGAGTGCGTGATCGCCCACGGCGACGACGTGGTCTTGCCCGGTGCGGCGGTGTCCGAGCAGATCGACTACGAAGCCGAGCTGGCCGTGATCATCGGTGTGGGTGGCAAGAACATCACGCGCGAGGACGCGATGAGCCATGTGTACGGCTACACCATCGTCAACGACGTGACCGCGCGCGACGTGCAGATGCGCCACCAGCAGTGGGACATGGGCAAGAGCTTCGACACCTTCTGCCCCATGGGCCCGTGGATCGTGACCGCCGACGAACTGGACGGCCAGCACACACGCGTGCGCTGCTGGGTCAACGACAGCCTGCGCCAGGACGGCCGCACCGAAGACCTGATCTTCGACATTCCCACGCTGATCGAGACCATCTCGCGCGGCATCACCCTCTACCCCGGTGACGTGATTGCCACCGGCACGCCCGCCGGCGTGGGCCTGGGCCTGAAGCCGCCGGTGTTCCTCAAAAAGGGCGACGTGGTGCGCATCGAGATCGACGGCATCGGCACGCTGCAGAACGCCTTCGTCTGA
- a CDS encoding FadR/GntR family transcriptional regulator, translated as MTISTSLRETILTQLREGHWKAGDRLPTERELAEGYRVSRTTVRRALADLKQQGLIEQTVGSGTFVAQQAPSSLDRQIRQDSAQHTSPAELMEARLALEPAIIDLVVRNATAADFTRMLACCTSAERATSLEEFEHWDGELHEAIADAAHNRFVSSVFKLMKQVRAQGDWGQLKKKSVTPERRLAYQREHRHLVDALRDRDATRAKAGTLDHLLHVRHNLLGH; from the coding sequence ATGACCATCTCGACCTCCCTGCGCGAAACCATCCTGACCCAGTTGCGGGAGGGGCACTGGAAAGCCGGCGACCGCCTGCCCACCGAGCGTGAACTGGCCGAGGGCTACCGCGTGAGCCGCACCACCGTGCGCCGGGCGCTGGCGGATCTGAAGCAGCAAGGTCTGATCGAACAGACGGTGGGCAGCGGAACCTTTGTGGCGCAGCAGGCCCCGTCCAGCCTGGACCGCCAGATCCGGCAGGACTCCGCGCAGCACACCAGCCCGGCCGAGCTGATGGAGGCGCGCCTGGCGCTGGAGCCGGCCATCATCGACCTGGTGGTGCGCAACGCCACCGCAGCCGATTTCACGCGCATGCTGGCCTGCTGCACCAGCGCCGAGCGCGCCACCAGCCTGGAAGAGTTCGAACACTGGGACGGTGAGCTTCACGAAGCCATTGCCGACGCCGCACACAACCGCTTTGTCTCCAGCGTGTTCAAGCTCATGAAACAGGTGCGCGCCCAGGGCGACTGGGGCCAGTTGAAAAAGAAGAGCGTCACGCCCGAGCGCAGGCTGGCCTACCAGCGCGAACACCGCCATCTGGTGGACGCCCTGCGCGACCGCGACGCCACCCGCGCCAAGGCCGGCACGCTCGACCATTTGCTGCACGTGCGGCACAACCTGCTGGGCCACTGA
- a CDS encoding YoaK family protein has translation MPANYARYLIGTQRTAESNRELGFVLAFVAGAINAGGFLAVKQYTSHVTGMVSSLADNLALGQLGLVVDAGVGVLSFLLGAMCCAVMVNFARRRQLSSEYALPLLLEAALILCFGLLGAQLSRFEGLLVPFTVVLLCFIMGLQNAIATKLSNAVIRTTHMTGIVTDLGIELGKLVYWNRNTDHPLKVRADRKRMAVLAGLLAAFTVGGIAGAYGFKQVGYGFTVPMALLLAVLALVPTVDDLIRPRKAGG, from the coding sequence ATGCCCGCCAACTACGCCCGCTACCTCATCGGCACCCAGCGCACCGCCGAATCCAACCGGGAACTGGGCTTTGTGCTGGCCTTTGTGGCCGGCGCCATCAACGCCGGCGGCTTCCTCGCGGTGAAGCAGTACACCTCGCACGTCACCGGCATGGTGTCGTCGCTGGCGGACAACCTGGCACTCGGCCAGCTCGGCCTGGTGGTGGATGCGGGCGTGGGCGTTTTGTCGTTCTTGCTGGGCGCCATGTGCTGCGCGGTCATGGTCAACTTCGCAAGGCGCCGGCAGCTCTCCAGCGAATACGCCCTGCCCCTGCTGCTGGAGGCGGCGCTGATCCTGTGCTTCGGGTTGCTGGGTGCTCAGCTGTCCAGATTCGAAGGCTTGCTGGTTCCCTTCACCGTGGTGCTGCTGTGTTTCATCATGGGGCTGCAGAACGCGATCGCCACCAAGCTCTCGAATGCGGTGATCCGCACCACCCACATGACCGGCATCGTGACCGACCTGGGCATCGAACTCGGCAAGCTCGTCTACTGGAACCGCAACACCGACCACCCCTTGAAGGTGCGAGCCGACCGCAAACGCATGGCCGTGCTGGCCGGGCTGCTAGCTGCCTTCACCGTCGGCGGCATCGCCGGTGCCTACGGGTTCAAGCAGGTGGGCTACGGCTTCACCGTGCCGATGGCCCTGCTGCTGGCGGTGCTCGCGCTGGTGCCCACGGTCGACGACCTGATACGTCCCAGAAAAGCCGGGGGCTGA
- a CDS encoding VOC family protein, whose amino-acid sequence MKYLHTMVRVTDLEASLKFYRDALGLEVVRIREVPQGRFTLAFLAAPGDHSAQIELTHNWDPETYTGGRNFGHLAYLVDDIYATCERLQSHGVAILRPPRDGHMAFVRSPDNISIELLQKGDALPPSQPWVDMANSGSW is encoded by the coding sequence ATGAAATACCTGCACACCATGGTCCGTGTGACCGACCTTGAAGCCTCCCTGAAGTTCTACCGCGACGCCCTCGGCCTGGAAGTCGTGCGCATCCGCGAGGTGCCGCAAGGCCGCTTCACGCTCGCCTTCCTCGCCGCCCCGGGCGACCACAGCGCGCAGATCGAACTCACGCACAACTGGGACCCGGAGACCTACACCGGCGGACGCAACTTCGGCCACCTGGCCTACCTGGTGGACGACATCTACGCCACCTGCGAACGCCTGCAGTCCCACGGCGTGGCCATCCTGCGGCCGCCGCGCGACGGCCACATGGCTTTTGTGCGATCGCCCGACAACATTTCCATCGAGTTGCTGCAAAAGGGGGACGCCTTGCCACCGAGCCAGCCCTGGGTGGACATGGCCAACAGCGGCAGCTGGTGA
- a CDS encoding CHRD domain-containing protein, translated as MTTALRLKPLLGVIAAAALTTLMGCATVDKMTTSVTSAVRGDEKLSGAQEVPPVTTSASGTANIKVTADGSVSGSVSTAGVASTMAHIHIGPAGQNGPVIVTLTKTGDNSYVVPAGAKLTPAQLAAYNMGSLYVNVHSNAHKGGEIRAQLKP; from the coding sequence ATGACCACTGCCCTTCGCCTCAAGCCCCTGCTGGGCGTCATCGCCGCCGCCGCGCTCACCACATTGATGGGCTGCGCCACCGTGGACAAGATGACCACCTCCGTGACCAGCGCCGTGCGCGGCGACGAAAAACTCAGCGGCGCACAGGAAGTGCCGCCCGTGACCACCAGCGCCAGCGGCACCGCCAACATCAAGGTGACCGCCGACGGCTCGGTGAGCGGCAGCGTGTCCACCGCCGGCGTGGCGAGCACCATGGCGCACATCCACATTGGCCCCGCCGGCCAGAACGGTCCGGTCATCGTGACGCTCACCAAGACCGGGGACAACAGCTACGTGGTGCCGGCCGGTGCCAAGCTCACACCTGCGCAGCTCGCGGCCTACAACATGGGTTCGCTGTACGTGAACGTGCACTCGAACGCCCACAAGGGCGGCGAGATCCGCGCGCAGCTCAAGCCCTGA
- a CDS encoding DUF6891 domain-containing protein: MTDAQTPPIDENHDRANDDATDDMAAQVENWIWYGFQSADEIDALIDASAAPGDGFDVARVKAFAVSTLARKRATEATWPKTTDCDQLDRAFARLHEQGICALHGAGDTQDDGFEAVVDALSEEGVPDDRYHGYCFYVSQDIDHALDDEGLQLAYGHLGRSEATDGEHVAVGQRVCEALRQVGLEVAWNGSARRRIALPQLSWRRRTPG; encoded by the coding sequence ATGACCGACGCCCAGACCCCCCCGATCGACGAGAACCACGACCGTGCCAACGACGACGCCACCGACGACATGGCGGCCCAGGTTGAAAACTGGATCTGGTACGGCTTTCAATCGGCCGACGAGATCGATGCGCTGATCGACGCGAGCGCCGCCCCCGGCGACGGCTTCGATGTGGCCCGGGTCAAGGCCTTCGCTGTCTCGACGCTCGCCCGCAAGCGCGCCACCGAAGCCACTTGGCCCAAAACCACCGATTGCGACCAGCTCGACCGCGCCTTTGCCCGTCTGCACGAGCAGGGCATCTGCGCCCTGCACGGCGCCGGCGACACCCAGGACGACGGCTTTGAAGCCGTGGTCGACGCGCTGAGCGAAGAAGGGGTGCCGGACGACCGCTACCACGGCTATTGCTTCTACGTGAGCCAGGACATTGACCACGCCCTGGACGACGAAGGCTTGCAGCTGGCCTACGGTCACCTCGGCCGCAGCGAGGCGACAGACGGCGAGCACGTCGCGGTCGGGCAACGTGTGTGTGAAGCCCTGCGCCAGGTGGGGCTGGAGGTCGCCTGGAACGGTTCGGCCAGGCGCCGCATCGCACTGCCCCAGCTGAGCTGGCGGCGGCGCACACCGGGTTGA
- a CDS encoding RNA polymerase sigma factor FliA, protein MYTAKGTLNRDDQLRKYSPLVRRLAHHMIAKLPPSVELDDLIQVGMIGLTEAIARFEPTQGVQFETFASQRIRGAMIDELREGDWMSRGSRKSQKDIEQAVSRLQQKLQRVPKESEIAAELGMELADYQHLLAKVRGTQLVYLEDISGGNDDEDGFLDRHMGDSEADPSAKLQDHRMRTALVAAINVLPEREQQIMSMYYEHDMNLKEIAAVLGVTESRICQLHSQSIARLRSKLREH, encoded by the coding sequence ATGTACACCGCCAAAGGCACGCTCAACCGCGACGACCAGCTGCGCAAATACAGCCCGCTGGTGCGCCGGCTGGCCCACCACATGATCGCCAAGCTGCCCCCCAGCGTGGAGCTCGACGACCTGATCCAGGTCGGCATGATCGGCCTGACCGAAGCGATTGCGCGCTTCGAGCCCACGCAAGGCGTGCAGTTCGAAACCTTCGCCAGCCAGCGCATCCGCGGCGCCATGATCGACGAGTTGCGCGAAGGCGACTGGATGTCGCGCGGTTCGCGCAAGAGCCAGAAAGACATTGAGCAGGCCGTGAGCCGCCTTCAGCAAAAACTGCAGCGCGTGCCCAAGGAGTCGGAAATTGCCGCCGAGCTGGGCATGGAACTGGCCGACTACCAGCACCTGCTGGCCAAGGTGCGCGGCACGCAACTGGTGTACCTCGAAGACATCAGCGGCGGCAACGACGACGAAGACGGTTTTCTGGACCGCCACATGGGCGACAGCGAAGCCGACCCTTCAGCCAAGCTGCAGGACCACCGCATGCGCACCGCGCTGGTGGCCGCCATCAACGTGCTGCCCGAGCGCGAGCAGCAGATCATGAGCATGTACTACGAACACGACATGAACCTGAAGGAAATCGCAGCCGTGCTGGGCGTGACCGAATCGCGCATCTGCCAGCTGCACAGCCAGTCGATCGCGCGGCTGCGGTCCAAGCTGCGCGAGCACTGA
- the flhF gene encoding flagellar biosynthesis protein FlhF, translating into MNIQRFTAPTSREAMAKARMAFGDSAVILSTRSTSEGFEVMAAAEESLASLSSNSNAAPAPIATRPAAAPTAFAARTKATATLAQPESVEGDTEALAMSTLSFQEYVRERMLRKRREMLQDAAPTEQPAPQRSAPVQVAPMPMPAAEPIVVPVQRFNQPAQAAFGSRLGQPAIRTREEEPSWEDSQPSVRFASNEDTRMAVELSALKDMIEERFNTLAWLGSSKQNPIQSNLMLKMIRAGYSPAMARAVLDRVPVDAGAPEAFRWLMDVLTRNLKVSAPTAGLCDEGGVVSLIGATGVGKTTTAAKLAAQCVKQYGAASVGMITLDTYRVSGYEQLRAYGRMLGVVAHLAHDRAALKDLLNLLSGKRLVIIDTAGLGQRDQRIQDMLDVLDMPKVKKTLVLNAGSHGDTLDETLTSFKASSLHGVVLSKVDEAVKLGPALDALIRHQVTLRGVANGQRVPEDWQNPDASTLVRMSMGTAGKSAYDPVATDMGFYFAPTSARGVNLGASHV; encoded by the coding sequence ATGAACATCCAGCGCTTTACCGCCCCCACCTCCCGCGAAGCCATGGCCAAGGCCCGCATGGCCTTTGGCGACAGCGCCGTCATCCTCTCGACCCGCTCCACCAGCGAAGGTTTCGAGGTGATGGCCGCGGCCGAGGAGAGCCTGGCGTCCTTGTCGAGCAACAGCAACGCCGCACCGGCGCCGATCGCCACGCGCCCCGCCGCTGCACCCACGGCTTTTGCAGCCCGGACCAAGGCCACGGCCACCCTGGCCCAGCCCGAGTCGGTGGAAGGTGATACTGAAGCGCTGGCCATGAGCACGCTGTCGTTCCAGGAATATGTGCGTGAACGCATGCTGCGCAAGCGCCGCGAGATGTTGCAGGACGCCGCACCGACCGAGCAGCCCGCGCCCCAGCGCAGCGCTCCGGTGCAGGTCGCACCCATGCCCATGCCCGCCGCCGAGCCCATCGTGGTGCCGGTGCAGCGTTTCAACCAGCCCGCGCAGGCAGCTTTTGGCAGCCGCCTGGGTCAGCCGGCCATCCGCACCCGCGAAGAAGAGCCCAGCTGGGAAGACTCGCAGCCGTCGGTGCGTTTTGCGAGCAACGAAGACACCCGCATGGCGGTGGAACTCTCCGCACTGAAGGACATGATCGAAGAGCGTTTCAACACGCTGGCCTGGCTCGGTTCGTCCAAGCAGAACCCGATCCAGTCCAACCTGATGCTCAAGATGATCCGCGCCGGCTACTCGCCCGCCATGGCCCGCGCCGTGCTGGACCGTGTGCCGGTGGATGCCGGTGCACCCGAAGCCTTCCGCTGGCTCATGGACGTGCTCACGCGCAACCTCAAGGTGAGCGCCCCCACCGCCGGCCTGTGCGACGAAGGAGGTGTGGTCTCGCTGATCGGTGCCACCGGTGTGGGCAAGACCACCACCGCTGCCAAGCTCGCCGCCCAGTGCGTCAAACAGTACGGCGCCGCCAGCGTCGGCATGATCACGCTCGACACCTACCGCGTCTCGGGCTACGAGCAGCTGCGCGCTTACGGCCGCATGCTCGGTGTGGTCGCCCACCTGGCCCACGACCGCGCCGCGCTGAAAGACCTGCTCAACCTGCTCTCGGGCAAGCGTCTGGTCATCATCGACACCGCGGGTCTTGGCCAGCGCGACCAGCGCATCCAGGACATGCTCGATGTGCTGGACATGCCCAAGGTCAAGAAGACCCTGGTGCTCAACGCCGGCTCGCACGGCGACACGCTCGATGAGACCCTGACCTCGTTCAAGGCCAGCTCGCTGCACGGTGTGGTGCTCTCCAAGGTGGACGAAGCCGTGAAGCTCGGCCCGGCGCTGGACGCACTGATCCGCCACCAGGTGACGCTGCGCGGTGTGGCCAACGGCCAGCGCGTCCCCGAAGACTGGCAGAACCCCGACGCCTCGACCCTGGTGCGCATGTCCATGGGCACGGCCGGCAAATCGGCCTACGACCCGGTCGCCACCGATATGGGCTTCTATTTCGCACCGACCAGCGCACGCGGCGTGAACCTGGGGGCATCGCATGTTTGA